From bacterium, a single genomic window includes:
- a CDS encoding 3-isopropylmalate dehydrogenase → MPYHIATIGGDGIGPEVTAEAVKVLKAVADREQIQIDFTDYPYGTDHYLATGELFPDAVREEIRTTKSAVLLGAIGDPRVEPGLVERPIIMGMRFGWDLYVNLRPVKLYAEHLCPIKNKKPEDVDIVVIRENTEDLYSGIGGILKKGTPDEVAIADMVFTRKGCERVIRYAFETARARNKQKKVTLVDKANAIRAMDIWTRAFAEVGEEYPDIQKDHAYIDAACMWMVKNPEWFDTVVTSNIFGDILTDLGAMVQGGMGVAASGNIHPGRISMFEPIHGSAPKYKGKNVASPVGAIAAAAMMMDYLGEKRAAQRIENAVAELLLSRRIPSLSADSGLSTSQIGDMVAAEVVKS, encoded by the coding sequence ATGCCATACCATATCGCGACCATCGGAGGCGACGGGATCGGGCCGGAGGTGACCGCCGAGGCGGTCAAGGTCCTCAAGGCCGTTGCTGACCGGGAACAGATCCAGATCGACTTCACCGATTACCCCTATGGCACCGACCACTACCTCGCCACCGGCGAGCTGTTCCCCGACGCGGTCCGTGAGGAGATCCGTACCACCAAAAGCGCGGTCCTGCTGGGGGCGATCGGCGACCCGCGGGTCGAGCCGGGGCTGGTCGAACGGCCGATCATCATGGGGATGCGATTCGGCTGGGACCTGTATGTCAATCTGCGTCCGGTCAAACTCTACGCCGAACACCTCTGCCCGATCAAGAACAAGAAGCCGGAGGATGTCGACATCGTGGTGATCCGCGAGAACACCGAGGATCTCTACTCCGGCATTGGCGGCATCCTCAAGAAGGGCACGCCCGACGAGGTCGCCATTGCCGACATGGTGTTCACGCGCAAGGGGTGCGAGCGGGTGATCCGTTACGCCTTCGAAACCGCGCGGGCGCGCAACAAGCAGAAGAAGGTGACGCTGGTCGACAAGGCCAACGCCATCCGCGCGATGGACATCTGGACCCGTGCCTTCGCCGAGGTCGGCGAGGAGTACCCCGACATTCAAAAGGACCATGCCTATATCGACGCTGCCTGCATGTGGATGGTGAAAAACCCCGAGTGGTTCGACACGGTGGTCACCTCGAACATCTTCGGCGACATCCTGACCGACCTCGGCGCGATGGTGCAGGGCGGGATGGGGGTCGCTGCATCGGGGAATATCCACCCCGGACGGATCTCGATGTTCGAGCCGATTCATGGCTCGGCGCCCAAGTACAAGGGCAAGAATGTCGCCAGCCCGGTCGGGGCGATTGCCGCGGCGGCAATGATGATGGACTATCTCGGCGAAAAACGCGCCGCGCAGCGCATCGAAAACGCGGTGGCGGAATTGCTGCTCTCCAGGCGGATCCCCTCGCTGTCGGCCGATTCGGGGCTGTCGACTTCGCAGATTGGCGACATGGTCGCCGCGGAAGTGGTCAAGTCGTAG
- a CDS encoding 2,3-bisphosphoglycerate-independent phosphoglycerate mutase, producing the protein MIDENPLAGHRNSRYALCMTPDAPLPEHTAELLAKKNHGRIVFLIMDGLGDLPFGNRAETPLEAARKPNMEALLPQSCCGLFDPVEPGITPGSGPGHLGLFGYDPRRYLIGRGVLEALGIDFPLLPDDVAARFNFCTLDKNRLITDRRAGRISDEENRRVVDKLNAHLRFPGPVEVIVRSVSEHRGLVILRGTGLGGHVADTDPQTTGVPPLPARALNEASRHTAELLDRFVAEAERILRDEPRVNGVLLRGIDRHPQIPTLAERFRLNPVAIATYPMYRGLARLVGMTVLEPPRDLAATMSAPATVGKDHDFLFVHVKYTDKAGEDGDYDRKVAVIEEVDRRLPELMECRPDVLVITGDHSTPAAMKEHSWHPVPVLLYAPGTVRPDGLTRFGERACLQGGLGRYPMRHLLPLALAHARKLAKFGA; encoded by the coding sequence ATGATAGACGAAAATCCGCTGGCAGGCCATCGCAATTCGCGCTATGCTCTTTGCATGACACCCGACGCGCCCCTCCCCGAGCACACCGCCGAATTGCTGGCGAAGAAAAATCACGGCCGGATCGTCTTCTTGATCATGGATGGCCTCGGCGATCTCCCCTTCGGCAACCGCGCCGAGACGCCGCTGGAAGCGGCGCGCAAGCCGAACATGGAGGCGCTGTTGCCGCAATCGTGTTGCGGATTGTTCGACCCGGTGGAGCCGGGGATCACCCCCGGTTCGGGGCCGGGACACCTGGGGCTGTTCGGTTATGATCCGCGTCGGTATCTCATCGGCCGCGGGGTGCTGGAGGCGCTGGGGATCGACTTTCCGCTGCTTCCCGACGATGTCGCCGCGCGGTTCAACTTCTGCACGTTGGACAAGAACCGTTTGATCACCGACCGTCGCGCCGGACGCATCAGCGACGAGGAAAACCGGCGGGTGGTGGACAAGCTCAATGCGCACCTGAGATTCCCCGGACCGGTCGAAGTGATCGTACGCAGCGTGTCGGAGCACCGCGGCTTGGTAATCCTGCGCGGCACGGGGCTGGGAGGGCATGTGGCGGACACCGACCCGCAAACCACGGGAGTGCCGCCCCTGCCGGCGCGGGCGCTCAACGAGGCCTCGCGCCACACCGCCGAACTGCTTGACCGCTTTGTCGCGGAAGCCGAACGCATCCTCCGCGATGAGCCCCGTGTCAACGGCGTCTTATTGCGCGGCATCGACAGACATCCGCAAATCCCGACGCTGGCAGAACGGTTCCGACTGAACCCTGTCGCGATTGCGACCTACCCGATGTACCGCGGACTGGCGCGGCTGGTGGGCATGACGGTGCTGGAACCGCCACGGGATCTGGCCGCCACCATGTCGGCGCCGGCGACAGTCGGCAAGGATCATGACTTCCTCTTTGTGCATGTGAAGTACACCGACAAGGCCGGCGAGGACGGCGATTATGACCGCAAGGTGGCTGTGATTGAGGAGGTCGACCGGCGGTTGCCCGAGCTTATGGAGTGCCGGCCGGATGTCCTGGTAATTACCGGCGACCACTCCACGCCGGCGGCGATGAAGGAACACTCCTGGCATCCGGTGCCGGTGCTCCTGTATGCGCCGGGCACGGTCCGTCCGGATGGCTTGACGCGCTTTGGTGAGCGGGCCTGCCTGCAGGGCGGCCTGGGACGGTATCCGATGCGGCATCTCCTGCCGCTGGCGCTGGCCCACGCACGCAAGTTGGCGAAATTCGGCGCGTAG
- a CDS encoding A/G-specific adenine glycosylase, with product MPKSRPNSNPSAAGVYRRLAGWFRRHARAFPWRGEKDPYRVWVSEIILVQTTAAVGVERYRRFLHRFPTLRSLAAAPLDAVMKEWEGLGYYHRARLLHRAAQIIAREFGGRFPTDYAAIRALPGIGDYCAAAIHNFCFGGRRPPLDANVARVGARLFGVAGDVRATPVREAVRAHLADWMVVGSGAVWTDALIDLGATVCLPRQPHCEVCPLQTLCRANALDRQGEWGLPAARVRPRTVNVACGIIRRSDGRILIAQRPASGLLPNLWEFPGGKRDGNESLADTCRREIREELDVIVDVGRRRMVIEHGYSHYAVRLHVFECRYRRGTPRAIGCQRFRWARVSDLAKLAFPAANRKIIDALVAEAAG from the coding sequence ATGCCGAAATCACGACCCAATTCGAATCCTTCCGCCGCGGGCGTCTATCGACGGCTTGCCGGTTGGTTCCGTCGCCACGCCCGCGCGTTCCCCTGGCGCGGAGAGAAGGATCCCTATCGTGTCTGGGTCTCCGAGATTATCCTCGTCCAGACCACCGCAGCCGTGGGGGTGGAGCGCTACCGCCGGTTCCTCCATCGATTTCCGACACTGCGTTCGCTGGCCGCCGCTCCGCTCGATGCGGTGATGAAGGAGTGGGAAGGGTTGGGGTACTACCACCGCGCCCGTCTGCTGCATCGCGCCGCGCAGATCATCGCCCGGGAATTTGGCGGGCGATTCCCCACGGACTACGCGGCCATCCGCGCGCTGCCCGGAATCGGCGACTATTGCGCCGCGGCCATCCACAACTTCTGTTTTGGCGGCCGACGGCCCCCGCTGGATGCCAACGTCGCTCGTGTCGGAGCGCGTCTTTTCGGTGTGGCAGGAGATGTGCGCGCAACACCGGTCCGCGAGGCGGTCCGGGCGCACCTTGCCGACTGGATGGTTGTCGGCAGCGGGGCGGTCTGGACCGACGCGCTCATCGACCTGGGCGCCACGGTTTGTCTGCCGCGTCAGCCGCACTGCGAAGTCTGCCCGCTTCAGACACTCTGCCGCGCCAATGCGCTGGATCGGCAGGGGGAATGGGGGCTTCCCGCCGCCCGCGTCCGCCCACGCACCGTCAATGTTGCCTGCGGCATCATCCGCCGCTCCGACGGACGCATCCTCATCGCTCAACGTCCGGCCAGCGGCCTTCTGCCCAACCTCTGGGAGTTTCCTGGCGGCAAACGCGACGGCAATGAATCACTGGCGGACACCTGCCGCCGCGAGATCAGGGAAGAACTGGATGTGATCGTGGACGTGGGACGACGCCGGATGGTGATCGAACACGGCTACAGCCACTACGCCGTGCGTCTGCATGTCTTTGAATGTCGTTACCGTCGCGGAACACCGCGCGCGATCGGCTGCCAACGCTTCCGCTGGGCGCGCGTCTCCGATCTGGCCAAACTCGCCTTCCCCGCGGCCAACCGTAAAATCATTGACGCCTTGGTCGCTGAGGCGGCGGGATAA
- a CDS encoding LeuA family protein, which translates to MRVPSEHELIYDWNSHAGSIAERAGRIELNDETLRDGLQNPSVTDPPIDKKLALLRLMSKLGLNAVNLGLPGAGPRARADIQQMAEVIRDEKLGLFPNAACRTVLADITPLIEIVQKTGVVIEAACFIGSSPIRQYAEDWTIEHIQKLSTDAIAYATQNGLPVMYVTEDTTRSRPEDIRRLYLAAIEAGARRVCIADTTGHAQPYGVRNIVRFVQQVVAETGLDVKIDWHGHSDRGLSVINALAAIKAGVDRVHATGLGIGERVGNTPMDILLVNLQLDGFIERDLTHLSDYTQLVSEICEVPLPHNYPVFGADAFRTATGVHAAAIIKAKNKGEDWLADRVYSGVPAGMVGLRQRIEVGFMSGVSNIVYWLREHGIEPEKSLVDEIFTAAKQHSRILSDDDIWNIVKYHRFENGTLPTDTLEEWKRQLAKK; encoded by the coding sequence ATGCGTGTCCCATCGGAGCACGAACTCATCTATGACTGGAACAGCCACGCCGGCAGCATCGCCGAGCGCGCCGGACGGATCGAACTCAACGACGAGACCCTGCGCGATGGCCTGCAGAACCCGTCGGTGACCGACCCGCCGATCGACAAGAAGCTGGCGTTGCTGCGGCTGATGTCGAAATTGGGGCTCAACGCGGTCAATCTGGGGCTGCCGGGGGCGGGGCCGCGGGCGCGCGCCGACATCCAGCAGATGGCCGAGGTCATCCGCGATGAGAAGCTCGGCCTGTTCCCCAACGCCGCCTGCCGCACGGTGCTGGCCGATATCACGCCCTTAATCGAGATTGTGCAGAAGACCGGCGTGGTGATCGAAGCCGCCTGCTTCATCGGCTCCTCGCCGATCCGTCAGTACGCGGAAGACTGGACCATCGAGCACATCCAGAAGTTGTCAACCGACGCCATTGCCTACGCGACCCAAAACGGCCTGCCGGTCATGTACGTGACCGAGGACACGACCCGGTCGCGTCCGGAAGATATCCGGCGTCTGTATCTGGCGGCGATCGAAGCCGGGGCGCGGCGGGTCTGCATCGCCGACACCACCGGCCACGCCCAACCCTACGGCGTCCGCAACATCGTGCGGTTCGTGCAGCAAGTCGTGGCCGAGACCGGGCTGGATGTCAAGATCGACTGGCATGGGCATTCCGACCGCGGGCTGTCGGTGATCAACGCGCTGGCGGCGATCAAGGCGGGTGTGGACCGTGTGCATGCCACCGGCCTCGGCATCGGCGAGCGGGTCGGCAACACGCCGATGGACATCCTGCTGGTCAACCTGCAGCTCGATGGTTTCATCGAGCGGGATCTGACGCACTTGTCCGATTACACGCAACTGGTGTCGGAAATCTGCGAAGTGCCTCTTCCCCACAACTATCCCGTCTTCGGCGCCGACGCCTTTCGCACCGCGACCGGCGTGCACGCCGCCGCCATCATCAAGGCCAAGAACAAAGGCGAGGACTGGCTGGCCGACCGTGTGTATTCGGGCGTCCCGGCCGGGATGGTCGGCTTGCGTCAGCGCATCGAGGTCGGCTTCATGTCGGGAGTGTCCAACATCGTTTACTGGCTGCGCGAGCACGGAATCGAGCCGGAGAAGTCGCTGGTCGACGAGATCTTCACCGCCGCCAAACAGCATTCGCGCATTCTCAGCGACGACGACATCTGGAACATCGTCAAGTACCACCGCTTCGAGAACGGCACCCTGCCGACGGACACGCTCGAGGAGTGGAAGCGGCAGTTGGCAAAGAAGTAG
- a CDS encoding acyl-CoA dehydrogenase family protein, whose product MDFALSETHEAIREVAREFAEKKLIPRAAEFDQTGKMDFALAREMAESGFMGIIVPEEYGGTGLDTLAYVLVLEELGQSCASHSTMVGAHNSLFAHPILKFGTEEQKRFYLPGVCAGEKYAAFSLSEPGAGSDAAAIETTAVLDGDHYVLNGTKIFVTNGAFADYIIIMAKTDRNAGWRGVTAFLVHKDMPGFSIGHIEEKMGLHASPTTELILQDLRVPKSNVLGRPGEGFKIAMESLNSGRLSVAANALGIGIRALKVAVKYAKERKQFGQPISSFQMIQSHLANMHCRIEQARWLVYHAAWRKDQGKDYADHAAMAKLVCSEMATYVSHRAIQVLGGYGYLREYEVERLYREARVTELFEGTSEIQRMVIARAVIKGH is encoded by the coding sequence ATGGATTTTGCACTGTCCGAGACGCATGAAGCGATCCGTGAGGTGGCGCGCGAGTTTGCCGAGAAGAAGCTGATCCCGCGCGCGGCCGAGTTCGATCAGACCGGCAAGATGGATTTCGCGCTGGCGCGCGAGATGGCCGAGTCGGGGTTCATGGGCATCATCGTGCCGGAGGAGTACGGCGGCACGGGACTGGACACGTTGGCCTATGTCCTCGTGCTCGAGGAACTGGGGCAGAGTTGCGCCTCGCACAGCACGATGGTCGGCGCGCACAATTCGCTGTTTGCCCATCCCATTCTGAAATTCGGCACCGAGGAACAGAAACGATTCTACCTGCCCGGTGTCTGCGCCGGCGAAAAGTACGCCGCCTTCTCCCTCTCCGAGCCGGGCGCCGGATCGGATGCGGCTGCGATCGAAACCACCGCGGTCCTGGACGGCGATCACTATGTCCTCAACGGCACCAAGATCTTCGTCACCAATGGCGCGTTTGCCGACTACATCATCATCATGGCGAAGACCGACCGCAACGCCGGCTGGCGCGGGGTGACCGCCTTCCTCGTGCACAAGGACATGCCGGGCTTCTCGATCGGGCATATCGAAGAGAAGATGGGGCTGCATGCCTCCCCGACCACCGAGTTGATCCTGCAGGATCTGCGCGTGCCGAAGTCGAACGTGCTGGGGCGTCCGGGCGAAGGGTTCAAGATCGCGATGGAATCGCTCAATTCCGGGCGGCTGTCGGTGGCGGCGAATGCGCTGGGCATCGGGATCCGTGCGCTGAAGGTCGCGGTCAAGTACGCCAAGGAGCGCAAGCAATTCGGCCAACCGATCAGTTCATTCCAGATGATTCAATCGCATCTGGCCAACATGCACTGCCGGATCGAGCAGGCGCGCTGGCTGGTCTACCACGCCGCCTGGCGCAAGGACCAGGGCAAGGATTACGCCGACCATGCCGCCATGGCCAAATTGGTCTGCTCGGAGATGGCGACCTATGTGTCGCACCGGGCCATCCAGGTGCTGGGCGGCTACGGGTATCTGCGCGAGTATGAAGTTGAACGTCTCTACCGCGAGGCGCGGGTAACCGAGTTGTTCGAGGGAACCTCCGAAATCCAGCGGATGGTGATTGCGCGCGCGGTGATTAAGGGACATTAA
- a CDS encoding right-handed parallel beta-helix repeat-containing protein, with the protein MSKMSKSLSALCMAFIVGAAGNAGAETHVVTGDLQSAIDRAASGDTLALAAGTFTASPVEFADSLCGNCAQHKTWHTASHGFHIAGKRLWIVGAGDATVLVTNAGYGVFFDNCAEGGISQVAITGGIRDTSGMATDAAVVVRNGRVTVRDCLIRDNTQYPESLIVGIGGVMGREGADLIVVNNRILNNTWDGVALYRGANAYIADNIIHKGRGAGVGVTWDATATVARNQVSNYWKGIGAFGSTRVLCYNNVVYNLLGWGIIATGTAYMDCANNIIYQNGNCGFGLWGMDVYGRFTNNVIVKNGWRDQWVCGRVGFQNYGHPNQFAISHNILWDNVEGDWRDMPDYTDLDSNKHLDPLWDTLTFRPLDGSPLIDNGNPELSDPDGTPSDLGIYGGPHAFLRTVEVRRDAPVDTRKKK; encoded by the coding sequence ATGTCCAAGATGTCCAAGTCCCTGAGTGCCCTGTGCATGGCATTTATCGTCGGCGCCGCTGGCAACGCCGGTGCGGAGACACATGTCGTTACTGGGGATCTGCAATCCGCGATCGACCGCGCGGCCTCCGGCGACACGCTGGCGCTGGCGGCGGGCACATTCACCGCATCCCCGGTCGAGTTTGCCGACTCGCTCTGCGGCAATTGCGCCCAGCACAAGACCTGGCACACGGCGTCGCACGGATTTCACATCGCGGGCAAGCGTCTGTGGATCGTGGGGGCGGGCGATGCGACGGTGCTGGTGACCAACGCCGGGTATGGCGTCTTCTTCGACAATTGCGCCGAGGGCGGGATCAGCCAGGTGGCGATCACCGGCGGCATCCGGGACACATCGGGCATGGCCACCGACGCGGCGGTGGTGGTCCGCAACGGACGGGTCACGGTGCGGGACTGTCTGATCCGTGACAATACGCAATATCCGGAGTCGCTCATTGTCGGCATCGGCGGCGTGATGGGCCGTGAAGGCGCCGACCTGATTGTGGTCAACAACCGCATCCTCAACAACACCTGGGACGGCGTGGCGCTCTACCGCGGCGCCAACGCCTATATCGCCGACAACATCATCCACAAGGGACGCGGCGCGGGGGTGGGCGTGACCTGGGATGCGACCGCCACGGTGGCGCGAAACCAGGTGTCGAACTACTGGAAGGGCATCGGGGCGTTCGGGTCGACCCGCGTGCTCTGTTATAACAATGTGGTCTACAATCTGCTGGGCTGGGGAATCATCGCCACCGGGACCGCCTACATGGACTGCGCCAACAACATCATCTACCAGAACGGCAACTGCGGATTCGGGCTGTGGGGAATGGACGTCTACGGCCGCTTCACCAATAATGTGATCGTCAAGAACGGCTGGCGCGACCAGTGGGTCTGCGGTCGGGTCGGATTCCAGAACTACGGCCACCCGAACCAGTTTGCGATTTCACACAATATCCTTTGGGACAATGTCGAGGGTGATTGGCGCGATATGCCTGACTACACCGATCTGGACAGCAACAAACACCTCGATCCGCTCTGGGACACCTTGACGTTTCGTCCATTGGATGGTTCGCCCCTGATCGACAATGGCAATCCGGAATTGTCCGACCCCGATGGCACGCCCAGCGATCTGGGGATTTACGGCGGACCGCATGCGTTTTTGCGCACGGTGGAAGTGCGGCGGGATGCGCCGGTGGACACACGCAAGAAGAAGTAG
- a CDS encoding 3-hydroxybutyryl-CoA dehydrogenase has protein sequence MAIRKVGIVGCGLMGSGIAQVAAQAGYEITVREVTRELFERGFKRIEGSLSKFVEKGKMTAADRDAALGRIKGTTNLADLKDSDLVIEAVIENMDEKTKIYRELDGLCGPHTIFASNTSSLPIGDMSAVTKRRDKFCGLHFFNPVPIMKLVEVVRAIDTSEETYQAAKAFAESLGKTVVTAKDTPGFVVNVLLVPYLLDAVRLLERGVATKEDIDQGMVLGCGHPMGPLTLLDYVGLDTTYYIAEIMFHEFKDSHYAAPPLLRRLVEAGYHGRKTGRGIYTYEQKA, from the coding sequence ATGGCAATCAGGAAGGTCGGAATCGTGGGCTGCGGCCTGATGGGGTCGGGCATCGCGCAGGTCGCGGCGCAGGCGGGGTACGAGATCACTGTCCGCGAAGTCACCAGGGAACTCTTTGAACGCGGCTTCAAGCGCATCGAGGGATCGCTGAGCAAGTTTGTCGAGAAGGGCAAAATGACGGCCGCCGACCGCGACGCGGCCCTGGGGCGCATCAAGGGGACCACGAACCTCGCGGATCTGAAGGACTCGGACCTGGTGATCGAAGCGGTGATCGAGAACATGGACGAGAAGACCAAGATCTACCGTGAACTCGACGGCCTCTGCGGCCCGCACACGATCTTCGCGTCGAACACCTCCTCCTTGCCAATCGGCGACATGTCGGCGGTGACCAAGCGCCGCGACAAATTCTGCGGTCTCCATTTCTTCAATCCGGTGCCGATCATGAAGCTGGTCGAAGTGGTGCGCGCCATCGACACCTCGGAGGAAACCTACCAGGCCGCCAAGGCCTTCGCCGAATCGCTCGGCAAGACGGTGGTGACCGCCAAGGACACGCCCGGATTTGTGGTCAATGTGCTGCTGGTCCCGTACCTGCTGGATGCCGTGCGTCTGCTGGAGCGCGGGGTGGCAACGAAGGAAGATATCGATCAGGGAATGGTGCTGGGCTGCGGGCATCCGATGGGGCCGCTGACCTTGCTGGACTATGTCGGGCTGGACACGACCTACTACATCGCCGAGATCATGTTCCATGAGTTCAAGGATTCCCACTATGCCGCGCCGCCGCTGCTACGCCGTCTGGTCGAGGCGGGCTATCACGGCCGCAAAACGGGACGCGGAATCTACACCTACGAGCAAAAGGCGTGA
- a CDS encoding enoyl-CoA hydratase-related protein, with the protein MAQYQNILVETAAPIAVLTINRPAVLNALNDQTIAEIDAAFTALESDANVRVVIVTGSGEKAFIAGADINELKVCDVAGGIAKSLRGQAVLNKIEQSRLVVIAAINGFALGGGCELACACDIRLAADTARMGQPEVNLGIIPGYGGTQRFARLVGKGKAKQLVMTGDMINAAEAHRIGLVEEVYPAAELMTKAREMATKIAAKGPVAIATSKRCINYGLEVDLASGLEYEATQFGVICATEDKTEGCAAFLEKRPAQFKGR; encoded by the coding sequence ATGGCACAGTATCAAAATATTCTGGTTGAGACCGCCGCGCCGATCGCGGTGCTGACGATCAATCGGCCGGCGGTGCTCAATGCGCTGAACGATCAGACAATCGCCGAGATCGACGCGGCGTTCACGGCGCTGGAGTCGGATGCGAATGTACGCGTGGTGATCGTGACCGGCTCAGGCGAGAAGGCCTTCATTGCCGGCGCCGACATCAACGAACTGAAGGTCTGCGACGTGGCCGGCGGCATCGCCAAATCGCTGCGCGGGCAGGCGGTGCTGAACAAAATCGAGCAGTCGCGGCTGGTGGTGATCGCGGCCATCAACGGGTTTGCGCTGGGCGGCGGCTGTGAACTGGCCTGCGCCTGCGACATCCGTCTGGCCGCCGACACCGCGCGGATGGGGCAGCCGGAGGTCAATCTCGGCATCATCCCCGGTTACGGTGGCACTCAGCGCTTCGCGCGACTGGTCGGCAAGGGCAAGGCCAAGCAATTGGTGATGACCGGCGACATGATCAACGCCGCCGAGGCGCACCGTATCGGGCTGGTGGAGGAAGTCTACCCCGCGGCCGAGCTGATGACCAAGGCGAGGGAAATGGCGACGAAAATTGCCGCCAAAGGGCCGGTGGCGATCGCCACGTCAAAAAGATGCATCAACTACGGCCTCGAGGTTGACCTCGCCTCCGGTCTTGAGTATGAAGCGACTCAGTTCGGCGTGATTTGCGCGACCGAAGACAAGACCGAGGGTTGCGCGGCGTTTCTGGAGAAACGGCCGGCGCAATTCAAGGGCCGGTAA